One Rosa chinensis cultivar Old Blush chromosome 5, RchiOBHm-V2, whole genome shotgun sequence genomic region harbors:
- the LOC112202881 gene encoding cytochrome P450 71A1: protein MAMALLPCLNQLGQELQRITTPFNLFLVSLLSLSIFILFSFSGSGSKLKLPPSPTRLPLIGNLHQLGTLPHRSLGNLSKKYGPLMLLHLGLVPTLVVSSAEMAKEVMKTHDTVFSSRPKTTAANILVYGCHDIGFAPYGEYWRQVRKLCVLELLSLKRVQQFQYAREEEIGELVNKIGKACLRQSPINLSEMLIKASNNIMSRCVLGQNFIEENGNWFGELSRTLMAQLMVFSFGDFFPSLRWIDSLRGLTARLNKTFVEVDGFLDQLIEKHKSANGEVDSKDFVDILLQLQKDSILDFELTRDNLKAILVDMLIGGSDTSSTALEWLMAELVRNPNVMAKVQEEVRRVVGKKARVDVSDIEQMDYLKCVIKEALRLHPPAPLLIPRETIAGVELGGYYIPAKTRVFVNAFAIQRDPEFWDRPEEFLPERFEGNSVDFRGQDFQFIAFGGGRRGCPGVTFAVAAAEYELANLLYWFDWKLPSSGSALAETLDMTEVYGLTVHKKAPLHVVPLLYSP, encoded by the exons ATGGCAATGGCTCTATTACCATGTTTGAATCAACTGGGGCAAGAGCTACAAAGGATCACCACTCCCTTCAATCTTTTCTTGGTTTCTCTCCTCTCGCTTTCCATAttcattttgttttcattttccgGATCAGGTTCGAAACTCAAGTTACCGCCATCTCCAACAAGGTTACCACTAATTGGAAACCTCCACCAGCTAGGCACACTCCCACACCGCTCTCTTGGCAATCTGTCTAAGAAGTATGGCCCTCTAATGCTACTTCACTTGGGCCTAGTTCCAACACTAGTAGTTTCATCAGCAGAAATGGCCAAGGAAGTCATGAAGACCCATGATACTGTTTTCTCCAGCCGTCCCAAAACTACAGCTGCAAACATATTAGTCTATGGATGCCACGACATCGGCTTTGCTCCTTATGGGGAGTACTGGAGACAAGTTCGGAAACTTTGTGTTCTTGAACTTCTCAGCCTCAAAAGGGTGCAACAATTTCAGTAtgcaagagaagaagaaattggggAGTTGGTAAACAAGATAGGAAAAGCGTGCCTCCGCCAGTCTCCTATTAATCTAAGTGAGATGCTGATAAAAGCCTCCAACAACATAATGTCTAGGTGCGTTCTTGGACAGAATTTTATAGAAGAAAATGGAAATTGGTTTGGAGAGTTGTCAAGAACGTTGATGGCTCAACTAATGGTTTTCAGCTTCGGAGATTTCTTCCCTTCTTTGAGATGGATTGACAGTCTTAGAGGACTAACTGCGCGGTTGAATAAAACCTTTGTCGAAGTAGATGGATTCCTTGATCAGTTAATTGAAAAGCATAAGTCAGCAAATGGAGAAGTTGATTCCAAGGACTTTGTGGATATTCTCCTCCAGCTTCAAAAGGATAGCATCCTTGACTTCGAGCTTACTCGAGACAACCTGAAAGCCATCCTAGTG GACATGCTCATTGGGGGAAGTGATACTAGTTCAACCGCGTTGGAATGGTTAATGGCAGAGCTGGTGAGAAATCCAAATGTAATGGCCAAAGTCCAAGAAGAAGTTAGACGGGTGGTGGGAAAAAAGGCAAGGGTGGATGTGAGTGATATCGAACAAATGGACTACCTAAAATGTGTCATCAAAGAAGCTCTAAGACTACATCCTCCAGCTCCTCTTTTAATTCCTAGAGAAACAATTGCAGGTGTGGAATTGGGAGGTTACTATATCCCTGCGAAAACAAGAGTGTTTGTGAATGCATTTGCAATCCAAAGGGACCCTGAATTCTGGGACAGACCAGAGGAGTTCCTTCCGGAACGATTTGAGGGCAACTCAGTTGATTTCAGAGGCCAGGACTTCCAGTTCATCGCATTTGGTGGTGGGAGAAGGGGGTGTCCTGGAGTGACCTTTGCGGTTGCTGCAGCTGAATACGAGCTTGCAAACCTTCTTTATTGGTTTGATTGGAAATTGCCTAGTAGTGGTAGTGCATTGGCCGAGACCTTGGACATGACTGAAGTTTACGGTCTCACTGTCCATAAAAAAGCTCCTCTTCATGTCGTGCCATTATTGTACTCCCCTTGA
- the LOC112168289 gene encoding protein SRG1 has protein sequence MEIVEEESSSWVCGVSHLVPSVQELAKKPITTLPPRYIQQDLDDSDARDQKNKIDSDDARSSVQPEIPTINFEKLLSRKESNSSHDSDELARLHLACKEWGFFQLVNHGVSSSLLEKIKTEIQDFFNLSIEEKKRLWQHPDEMEGFGQLFVVSEEQKLDWADVFFLTTLPVRMRKPHLFPELPTPFKDTLEMYSLELNNLAMAILTQMENALKIDAKELTELFEDGMQSMRMNYYPPCPQPEKVIGFTPHSDASGLTILLQVNEIEGLQIKKDGIWVPVKPLADAFIVNIGDALEIKTNGTYRSIEHRAIVNSEKERLSIATFCNPRFDGEIGPASSLITEQTPAAYTRIGVQDYTKAFFARKLQGKSFLDDLKV, from the exons ATGGAAATAGTAGAGGAAGAGAGCAGCAGCTGGGTATGCGGTGTTTCTCATCTTGTTCCTTCTGTTCAAGAATTAGCCAAGAAGCCCATAACCACCCTTCCACCCAGATATATACAGCAAGATCTCGATGATAGTGATGCTCGAGACCAAAAAAACAAGATCGATTCCGACGACGCGCGCAGTTCTGTACAGCCTGAAATACCAACCATCAACTTCGAGAAACTGCTTTCCAGGAAAGAATCGAACAGTTCTCATGATTCTGATGAACTGGCTAGGCTCCACTTGGCTTGCAAAGAGTGGGGTTTCTTCCAG TTGGTAAACCATGGGGTGAGCTCTTCTTTGTTGGAGAAAATTAAGACAGAAATTCAAGACTTCTTCAACCTCTCGATAGAGGAGAAGAAAAGGTTATGGCAGCATCCAGACGAAATGGAGGGTTTTGGACAACTCTTTGTCGTTTCCGAAGAGCAAAAACTTGATTGGGCTGATGTTTTCTTCCTCACCACCCTTCCCGTCCGGATGAGGAAGCCTCACTTATTCCCGGAGCTCCCTACTCCTTtcaa AGACACCTTGGAGATGTACTCATTGGAACTGAACAACCTAGCCATGGCTATCCTGACACAAATGGAAAATGCTTTAAAAATTGATGCCAAGGAATTGACCGAGTTATTTGAAGATGGAATGCAATCCATGAGGATGAATTATTATCCTCCATGTCCTCAGCCGGAGAAAGTCATCGGCTTTACTCCACATTCGGACGCCTCGGGCCTCACCATCCTCCTGCAAGTCAATGAAATTGAAGGTCTCCAAATCAAGAAGGACGGGATTTGGGTTCCCGTTAAGCCACTTGCTGATGCCTTTATTGTCAACATCGGAGACGCTTTGGAG ATTAAAACAAATGGGACTTATCGTAGCATTGAGCATCGAGCAATTGTAAACTCCGAAAAAGAAAGACTCTCAATCGCGACATTTTGCAACCCGAGATTTGATGGTGAAATTGGACCAGCCTCTAGCTTGATCACGGAACAAACACCTGCTGCATATACAAGAATCGGAGTGCAAGACTACACCAAAGCCTTTTTTGCGCGTAAGCTTCAAGGAAAATCTTTTCTTGATGATCTCAAAGTATAA